TGCGgaaattatgatattttaatAATGGAAATGAAACCTAGTTGAGTGTGTATGGTTATGACCAAGAGTTCAATTCCATTGCACCACTGCACATTCTTGATGCAATGGTCACTTCATAAGTATAAATATTTATGGAGTGTTGGGAGTAAAGACCGGAGTTCAAGTTTATAGGAGatgaacttcacacacatatacacttagattaaactaaagtagaatttctatcttgtataaaaaacttcatacacatatacacttatattagactaaagtaaaatttctatcttgtataaaaaatttcatacacatatacatttaaattagattagagtagaatttctatcttgtattaaaaaaataataataataagcataAGTTTTTCCACTTAAAAATGTTTTGTGATTATCCTATGTTTAGCTCTatacaaatatttttgaaaagtttttattattatttttatttgcaatagaattctactttaatttaatctaaatgtatatgtatgtCAAGAAACTCTCttttagagacttgaactcTCAGCCCTTGTCCCCCTAAATCCCACAAATGCCTATACTTGTAAAATGACCATCACGtggtttttgcaatttttttttaaatttttttaagagataattacaatatattgCTAACTTCATAACTAGAATTCTTTCCTCCCTAAACCTTCAAATAATTTGTGCATGAAGATGTGCCAATTTAACTACAAGGTCTTGGCTTTTTGAAAAGTTTCTTTATACCATAGttaaatcatttattttctataagtTAAACTTTATCATAtgcttttgtttgttgtttttctaAGATTATGTCATTTTTTACATCTAGGTTGATGTTTATCTTATTGTATTTGAGTTGGGTATAATATTGGGAAATTGTTATgccttttttcttatttcacttacctaaaataatgaattaattaaatatgtGACATATGACATGTTCTTATTTGTGGAACGTAAAGTAGATAGAAGATTTGGAgtcatcttttttttattgtcaggAGCCTTGTAAATTACTAACATAATATATTATCCTTAATTATGAAAACCATGATtcctttattaaataaataaataaaaataattttagttatcTAAGTGCTGAGTGGCTCCACTTTTAAAAGCTTTTGGGCTGTGATAGTTTCACATCCTATTGCATATTTTCGGTACACACTCCTCCaacatgccaaaaaaaaaaaaaaaaaaaaaaaaaaaaaaaaaaaaaaccattatatatatatattgatgaatacaaaacacaaacattttAGCTACTAAACATTTTGGCACTTAAAAAGTTTAAAGAGTTACTGGTCACACCGAAAGCAAGCAGCCTTTAAAGGCTCCTCTTGCTTTCGTTCACTCTTTTCCAAATTTGTCATTCACATTCCTGTGTTATATTGACAACATCTTAACAGTTTTCTTTCTCCTCCTGCCAGATCTTTACAACAGTCTGCTCATAAATCTTGATGGCTCTTGTGATCAACAAAGAAGCCTCATCTTCCTCTTTCACCCACCAATCCAAGAACTTTGATGTTTTCTTGAGTTTCAGAGGTCAAGATAcctgttgtggttttattagcCATTTGTATGAGGCTTTGCATTTAAGGGGTATTCACACCTTCATCGATGATAAGCTCCTAAGGGGAGAAAAAATTTCTACAGAGCTCTTGAAAACCATTGAGAACTCAACAATATCAATAATTGTATTCTCTGAAAACTATGCATTATCCACTTGGTGTTTGGATGAGTTAGCCAAGATTATTGAGTGCAAGAAGAATGACCAATTGGTGCGACCAATTTTTTATAAGGTGGACCCATCAGAACTACGTAACCAAAAATGGAAAGTTTGGAAAAGCTCTAGATAAACATGAAAAAAACATTAAGGACAACAAGGAAAAGTGCTTCTTGGAGAGACGCTCTCCAAGAAGCAGCCAATATATCTGGTTGGCATTACCAGCAAAGGTATGTGTTCAGTGACAATTCTTGTACTTTTTATGAGTTTTAGTGGTTTATTTTGACCCCAAATTTTTGGCCAAATTATGAatctacttttcttttccttcatatCTTCTACTATAGAAGTTAGCTCGCAATGGTAGAAACCAGaaagatggttttttttttttttttttggagaattggtagaaagaagaatttaaaTGTACATTACCTTACCAATTAAATAAGAGTTTCACCCACGTattattcatttaaattttttcttgaaaacttcctcaataatttatttttagtgttAAAAGTGAGATTTAGTAAGTTTCAGTTGTCACCTAACTAGATTTTCCATGCAACTTAATGTTAAAATTATAGTTATCAAAATTGTACCAAACTGACGATTGAACTCTCAAGCTGATCAATCGTATGAAAATCTGGATTGGTATGAAGGAaactgtcatttttttatttttaaaaaggatTAAACCATGAAAATCCACCaggatttttagaaaaataccaaattgcatgattttattcaatctgtttgttttttaatatttaagtCATTTTGATCAATTCAAAATGTCCAATTATTTAGCCATTTTATATACGTGCATatgttaaattatatatttaaataaaatttctaaacaaTAATATTCTATTAATATCATTCTATGTTATACCTACATATTTATGTACTAATTGAATaccattgcattttttttttatagtatcttcactttttttgtttgtttttttttaattcattcttatttaaaataaataaattatttgtttaacCGTTGAGATAGTGACACAATTGTTGAACCAATGAACCACCATACTACTCCCTTGATTGTTTAATACTTAATATGTTTTGATAACTATGCCTAAAAGCTAAAAATACGTTCCCAACAAAAATGAAAGTGCTAACATAATGATGGTTCaccataagaagaaaaaaaaaaaaaccataatgaTGGTTATTGATTTATAAATTAGTACATGCCACTTACTTTAATTGctaatatttcaaatttaatgTACACACTGAACATCTTAAATATGGTTTGTCTTCATATTTCTATTTTCTAgtctaactctttttttttttcttcttttttttttttctttttaatgttatGTGAATGACAGTTGCAGCGAGTCCAAATTTATCCAAGAAATTGTTGAAGAGATctcaaattctaaattgaatCGCAAGCCAGTATCTATTGCTCGATACCCTGTTGGAATAAATAATTGTGTAAAGACCATTCTTTCAGATATTGAGTCAAATGATGCTCGCATGATAGGAATCTATGGCCCTGGTGGAATAGGTAAAACAACAATCGCAAAAGctatttttaatagaatttgtgatcattttgatgaattttgtaatctagaaaattttagagaaaaattggGGACAAATAATGGTGTAATCAAACTACAAGAGacacttatttttgaaatcttAAGAGATAGAAATTTAAAGGTGGGTAACAAATCTAGAGGAATCAATATGATAATGGAAAGACTTTCTTTTAAGAGGATTCTTTTAGTTCTCGATGATGTGGATAAATGGGTCCATATAGAAAATTTGCTTGGAGGATGTGATTGGTTTGCTTTTGGAAGCAAAATCATTATAACAACAAGAAACAAACACTTGGTAGCTACTCTTGGAAAACGTTTTTCAATGCACGAGGTTAAGGAATTAGATCAAGATGAAGCTCTTGAACTCTTTAGTATGCATGCCTTCCAAAGCAACAAACCTAAAAAAGATTACTTGGAACTTGCAAACCAAGTTATATAATATACCAAGGGATTTCCATTAGCTCTAGTAATAATGGGTGTTGATTTGTGTGGAAGAACTAAACCTAAATGGAAAAGTGCAATAGATAAGTATGAAAGAATTCCTaacaaagaaattcaaaatttacttGAAATAAGTTATGAAGGATTGGATGAAGCTGAAAAAGATATTTTCcttgatattgcatgtttctttaaGGGATTTCATAAGAAGTATGTCATGGATGTACTAGATTCATGTGATTTACATCCAATCTATGgaattaaaaaacttattgaTATGTGTCTAATAACTGTTGATCAATATGACAAATTGTCAATGCATGACTTGCTACAACAAATGGGTAAGGACATTGTTCGACGGGAATCACCACAACTACCTGGAGAACATAGTAGACTATGGCATTATGAGGATGTTCTTGATGTACTAACTGAAAATACGGTATGCAtcattttaattcatttttaaaaaggcatatttattgatttttattccatttaaatgtggaagaaaatttaagtttattagtttggtttttgtttaagTTTACCGTCATTATACTCTTTATTGTATAGTGTGATTCACTTAATGCTTTGTCTAACTaggggtcaaaaaaaattcaaggctTAATGATATGCTCAGCTGAACCATCAAAGATTCAATTAGAGCCTAAATGtcttgaaaaaatgaaaaatctcaagTTCCTTATGGCTAGTAATGTAGACATTTGTGGAGATCTTGAATATATTCCCAATGGATTAAGGGTGCTTGATTGGCATGGATTTCCTTTATCTTCCTTACCATCCAATTTTTGCCCTCAAAAGCTCACTGTACTAAGCATGCTAGAAAGTAGGGTTATATTGTACAAGCTTCTCgaggtataattttttttttttttttttttttataatttattattacttcTTTAATGATTAAACtatattttaacatttgttgaagttaattttgatttttttttcctacagaGGATACAGTGTAAAAGCTTGCTATATATGAATTTCCAATCCTGTCAATACATTAGGGAATTGCCTGACTTATCGATTGCCACCCCAAACATAAAGCAATTGAATCTTTGTGAGTGTATGAAATTAGTCAAGGTTCATGACTCTAATGGATGTCTTGATAAGCTTGAAAGCTAGGACCTTACGGGTTGCATTGAACTTCAAACTCTTCCAAGCTGCATCATGATGAAAtctcttaaatttttaattctttatgaGTGCAATAGGTTTGAGAGGTTCCTTGATATTCCacaaaaaaatgacaatttaaAGTTCCTAAGTCTGGCATACACTGCCTTTAGAGAGCTTCCTTCATCATTTAGAAATCTCACTGGGCTTGAGTGATTGGATATAGGTTCCTATTTCTATTTGTGTCATCTTCCAATATAAATTGTAATATCTTCGCAAACTCATTCTTCATGGCAATGTCCAATTTGCAAAGGACGTGGAGATTGGTAGGCAAGCACTATGCAATTCTTATGGTGGCTTTTCAAAATATGGTTTTTTGATGttgaaatttgtaaaaaatttgacttctTGTTTCCACCTCTCAAAGAAATGTTTATTATCAGGGAGTGAAAATTTGAACCTCCAAGATAGCATTATGAGATTCAATGGATTAAATTTTCTTCTAATTGAAGATTCCATGTTGcttaagaaaattccaaagctTCTAGAAAGTATAAGATCTGTGTATGTGTCAAACTGCATCTCtttgaattcaaaatcattAAGAAAACTATTCCTTTAGGTACCTTTCTCTCTTATAAAGAAGCAATTTTGGTTACCTTTCCAAATACTTTACTACTTTTGGTAAACTCCAATTACTCAAATTTACTAATTGCATGCAATTTGGAAGAAATTTAGAGCTTTCACCAAATATGAAATGTTCAGCTGTGAAAGGCAACGTATTTGTAGATTCCCATTCACATCAGATTGATTACTCTTCCCAGCTCTCCCTCTCCAAGTTCTTCCTAATTGAAGAAGAGTTACGTTCAAATCTAGATGTGTATCTAATTGATTTTGGAGAGAGATATAATATTATAGTACCAGAAAAGAAGATTCCAAAGTGGTCCAACCATCAAAGCATTGAAAGCTCCATATCATTTTGGGTTGGTCCAAAATTTCCAACATTTGCCTTTTGTATTGCTTTTCATCTAGTTCCGTTGAAAGACAATTATGCAAATAATGATAAGTGCGGTTCTCTCCGTGATGATATAATCAGTTGGGTTTGTGTTGTCAACATTTCCATCAATGGTCATATGCAACCTTTCATGCAGCAACCGATCTTTCAGGGTTTGAAGCGTGATCATTTGTGGTTTTATGGTGTACCTCAAAGCCAATTGCAGCAGAAATTTGGAGACTTGTTGCAAGGTGATTAGAATCATGTTGAGGTTTCATGTAAAATCTCTCATTGGACAAGTGAATTAGGAAAATTTGCACCTGTCATTGCAAGGATGGGGGCACATGTGGAATGCATTTGTTCTCCTCAAAATTCCATTATCATCCATAACAACTCTCAAAATGTTGATGACAACTCTGACAACACTGAGCTCGCACTGCTACTATAACCTGTCTCAACGGACTCAGACGCGGGATAACCTGAACCTCCTCTAATCCTTGATGACACT
The Quercus lobata isolate SW786 chromosome 10, ValleyOak3.0 Primary Assembly, whole genome shotgun sequence DNA segment above includes these coding regions:
- the LOC115963712 gene encoding TMV resistance protein N-like isoform X1, which codes for MGVDLCGRTKPKWKSAIDKYERIPNKEIQNLLEISYEGLDEAEKDIFLDIACFFKGFHKKYVMDVLDSCDLHPIYGIKKLIDMCLITVDQYDKLSMHDLLQQMGKDIVRRESPQLPGEHSRLWHYEDVLDVLTENTGSKKIQGLMICSAEPSKIQLEPKCLEKMKNLKFLMASNVDICGDLEYIPNGLRVLDWHGFPLSSLPSNFCPQKLTVLSMLESRVILYKLLERIQCKSLLYMNFQSCQYIRELPDLSIATPNIKQLNLCECMKLVKVHDSNGCLDKLES